GTATAGATGGGAAGAGGTGACGAGCTTTGGTGACTGTGCCTTATTCTTAGATCTGACCTGTTGTAAGGCGGTGCATGTGCCGGAGGGTGCCGAGCACCATGGCCAAGAGAGAAACCACATCTACTACTTTGATGCCCGCCTCATGGAAAAAAACTTGCCGGGAGATGAAACGTACTCGCTGGCACTGGATAATGGCGAACATATTTATCGGAAGGAAGACCAAAGTATCACCTATGGTGTGGAAACGACAGGATATCATCTGATGGGTTTCAAGCATTATGCTTTGTGGCTTCACCCTCCGAGGCTTTAGCAGATGAAGTATAATATACTGTAGACACATGAACGAGCATACATAGTGTAAACATGCCCAACCATCAGTGGCGGCTCCAGGAATTTGCAACCGGGTATTCATGTGTATTCATTTTGCCAAAATCATTGTTGTTTTGTTTTGCCAAAATCAACATTGTTTTGTAAACATCATAGTTCAACTTGAATCATGGGTATTCACATGAAGACCCAAGAATACCCCTAGCGCCACCCCTGCCAACCATggcaaaattgtatatttcccaaAAGCAAACAGGCCATGGATTGAGTACCGTACAACTAGGATTTACATTATCAGTTTGTTTAGTCTTACATATgaactaagagcaactctagcagaccccgcatcccgccggcccgcaaaacgcgtttgcagttcgcggaaaaCAGCCTGTTCGGGCCGGCGCGGACGGCCGCAGATGCAAATCCCCCAAACGGACCCCTATAAAActatattcgcggaatatgcttttttacgggtcggctttgcggggtctgctcttgcgccgctgcatcccgcatcccgccggcccgcaaaacgcgtttgcagttcgcggaaaacggcctttgcgggccggcgcggacgGCCGCAAATGCAAACCCCCAAACGGACCCCTATAAAActatattcgcggaatatgcttttttacgggtcagCTTTGCGAGGTCTGCTCTTGCATCATTGCATCCCGCATCTCATCGGCCCGCAAACATCAAATCCAACATAATACAACAAACGAAAGCAAACTAAATACTTATTCAAATCAAACATATATAATACAATAATCAtccacattacaaataattattcaaatcaccgaagcaaacttaaataatgcaatacaaaacttgtcatgaatacAAAAATGAGTCACTGTTCAGCCCTTTGCCAATcgtgctcaatgagatcctcctgaagttgaaagtgtgtgtgtttgcattttcaatcttcttgtatgtctgaagaaaagctgtaatgcggttagggtctctagctggtttAACACCGCTACTCACATTGTCGTAGAAGAATTCCAAGTtcattcctctctcatcttcaagaatcatattgtgAAGGATAACACAGCATGTCATGATATTTTTGAAGGTTCTTttatcccaaaaacgagcaggaccacgcacaatggcaaacctagattgcaaaacaccgaatgctctttcaatgtcttttcgggctgcctcttgcacccttgcaaattcacaatgttttctagttttgggatctttgatgctcttgacaaaggtgcaccaaggagggtatataccatctgcaagatagtaccttTTGTGTATTCATgtccattgatagtgtagttgcaagcaagagcatcaccactagcaagcctagcaaacaaatgagaccgttgcaacacattgatatcattaaGAGTGCCCGACATACCAaagaagcaatgccaaatccataaatcctcggatgctacggcctctagcataattgttgcatcacgagacttgccacaatacattccttgccatGCCTTTGGGAAAtttttccaagtccaatgcatacaatcaatgctacctagcatgccaggtCAACCTCCCctctcattagatgccatcaatttctttgtgtcaccctcgttgggtgcccgaagatactcaggaccaaagacacggatgatcatttttgcaaatctacgcactgactcaattgtagtatcttcaccaatacgaaggtactcatcggcatagtcagccggaacgccatatgcaatcacccgcaaAGCTGCGGAGAATTTTtttatatgcactaaatccctttaagcccgccacatttcttctttgagtaaaatagtaaaataccggcaatttgcctcgcaagcttgaacaattttcacaaagagggatcggcgcattcggtaccttcttcgggagaggtgcggtggatatgttggattctccgcgaagtagtcttgcatcaacatctcgttcccaagatggCGATTCCGAGGAATGCAAAGACGCCCGACGGTCGATCCTCGCTGCCTCTTCCGGTTCTCGTCTTCGTGCTCCTTCACGACAAGTGCCATCACTAATGTCTGTTTCCGAAAAGTCGCAAGCATggtctcaacatccgagtcgtccgaatcgTTCGAATCGGAGAGCAAGAACTTCTCGCAAGGGCAAAATTCCATCTACATGCATACCGGCGCGTCAATCAACTATGCATACCGCTCGCAAACATCACAAAACAAACACTAACCGGCGACGGATGCGGCGGGTGAtcccgggcggcgacgaggggcgggctcGATGGTGGTCGATCCCCGGCGGCGACAACAACGAgggggcggctcttctcgccggatccgggggggggggggtcggtggAGCGTATCGGCGCTGGAGGGTGGGGAACGGCCCCGCGGCGCGATTCCACCCGCAGATTTggccggaatcgccggcggcggaCGAGCGGAAgcaaaggcgggcggcggcggaaggaggtgGCGAAAGGCGCGCGGGctaaaatgtccctcccgccaaccgcTTCTCTGTGATGCGGGGCACCGCAGCGGCGAGGGGGGAACCCGCGTATTCGCAGGTTGGGGCCgagattttgccgcgcccctcaaaaGTTTTTGCAGGCCGGCCGCGTTTGCGGGGTCTGTTCGGGCGGGATTTTCCGCGCAGACCCGCATTTTGGCAGTTATTTTGCAGGTCGAGcctttttgcggggtctgctagagttgctctaactagTCTCTCTggtcactattataagatgttttaTTCATTATCTTTTTTTCaaatcagatgtatatagacggGTTTTTGTGTGTTTGTCCGCTCATTTTCATTTCTATCTACTCCCATGTTGAAATATGTAAAACATCTCAtaatagtgaacggagggagtagatgatattTGCTACTTGCAGCAGATGATACTTCAGTAGCACACCACATTGAGAGCCCCGAAGCCTGTTGCACCAGGCCTCGGGGAATTGATGACAAGACAAACTATGGTTACAGTGAAATAGTCGGACAATGTTGGGTACACGTACTATGTCTTGAGGGGTGCAATTTTACGTCCATCAGCGTGGCTACAAGGGAGGTTGAGGAGAAGCTTCGCAGAGAAGAGGAGATAAAATGGACACTGAGAGCTAAGTTACGAGAGAATGCGGTGCTCAATGCTCCTTTTACGGAGATCGTGGCTATCacacaaattaaaaataataagGCATCTGGTTCAAATGGTTTTTCGGCGGAACTTCAGTTATTCAAGCTTAACTTTGGGACAATTACTCTGCTGCCTAAGAAGAAAGAGGCGGTTTGCATTGAGCAATTCAAACCGATTCTTTTGCTCAATTTTAAGATTTTTACCAAAGTAGGGACTAATCATTCACACATATTGCACATATTGTGGTTTACCCGACTCATGCAGCTTTCATGTTTGGGCGACACATTCTAAAGGGTGTTGTGGTCCTACATGAAACCTTGCACGAAAACGATTCAAAGAAACTTGATGGAGTTGTCTTTAAAGTGAATTTTGATAAGGCTTATGATAAGGTTAAGTGGCCATTTCTGCAGCAGACTCTGCGTATGAAGGGTTTCGGTTCGAGGCCTTTGTGCAAGGAGGTAGTGTCGGGGTCAAGGTAAATGATGATGTAGGTCACGGGCACCCCTCTTGCTTGGTTTACCTGTTTTCTCCCTACGCTCGTCGACATCCATTTTGCTTGATTTTTTGGTTTGACAGGGGTTGACACGTCGGTGGGAGATGTCGGCACTGGGGTCGTGGCCGTGGCGGCGAAGGTGAACCCGACGGAGCTCTGCCAGTGGCTCAAGAGGAAGACAAGGAAGGACGTCAAGATTGTCCGCCCTCGTCGACCGTCTGACAATCGTAATAAGCAGGTAGGCACCCCTCTTTTCTACTTGTACTGCAGAATGAAGGAAGCTTTGTGTAGTATCCAAATGAGGAGCTGCGATATGTATTGTACTTTAGTATCCTCTGCAAACGGCGACAAGGATCATGTGTACTCTGTTCTTGCCAGAATGATGATACAAACACCTTGCATGAAACAGAAACCAGAAAAAGAGGTATTGGGATAAACCGTTTTGAAACAGGGGAAAAAGAAAACAAGATGAAGCTCTACATGTCCAAACACTTAACTTGAACCGCTGCCAGTTTTCACCACTTAAGGGAGTGAATTGTTTCCTATTTCAACAATTACTTCCACAACTAGGACTAAACTGCTACTTACTTGTTTGCAGAAAAGAAGCAGGGACACGCCGCCTTCAGCTTCACCGTTACCGCAACGCTTGTCCAGGGCTCTACCGACGTCAAGAGTTCACTCTGACCACAAGGATCTGCATCTGATTGAGAAGAAGATCAGGGACCTCGAGAAGGTCAGGGACACGTTGAAGATGAGGAACCTGAAGAATGAGCTGACTGCTGCCAGGTGTGAGCTCAAACAGTCAAGAGAAGCGATCAGCAATGGCAAGAAGGCTCTCCTAGATGGTGCTCTGATCCAGCTCCACGCGTACAAGAAACTAGAATCACTCGGTCGGCTCACTATATGAGTGAGCCTATTCAGTCCACGCTTTCGCCATTATACTCTATAGCATGAGAATGGTCCGTCGGTGTAAAACTTGTTGTTGCctgctccctccgttcctaaatataagtctttttgatattttaaatggactataacatacggatgtatgtagacatattttagagagtagatttactcattttgctccgtatgtagtcacttgttgaaatctctagaaagacttatatttgggaacggagggggTAGTATGCAAAATAAAACTTTCTTGAGGTTTCCATGCATCTCTGAAGCCTAATGTTATTGCATTGTTGTTGCAACTGTCAACAAGCCATATGGGGTATAGATTTCCTGCCATTACAGCTGTTATCCTGCTTGATGTTTTGGTATATCTGTAAGTGCATTTCATTTAAAGCGTACTGAAATCTGATTTAGAAACACTGCAGAGTTATCTCTGTTTAGATACAGGTCTAGTTTCAGCAATGACCTTGCAACAAAGCAAACTGATGTATTGTTTGTTTGAAGTGTCAACAAGTCATGGAAGGTAATTTTCCATGCCACTACAGCAGTGACCCTACTTGATCTTCTGGTACATTTGTTACCACATTTCATTTCATTTTACTGAAATCTGATTCTGGAACACTGCAAAGTTACCTCTGTTTAGATACAAGTCATGTTTCATACTTGAAACATGGATATTTAGACTAGTTGGGAGCAGAGAACTACAACAGTGAAGCAACATCGAACATCATGTTGAAATCAAAGCACTCAAACGCCTGCACCTTATATTTAGCatcttagggtgtgtttggttgttgTCACCGGGCAAAACGTCATGGGTCCGACCTATTCCCACAGCCCATTCCCGCGTTCGCTTGGTCGAACGAATCAGAACCCACCCGTACCAGGGAACGGAATATTCCCTCATTATGCGGAACCGAGGCATACCTCGAAATCGACCGGACGACAGGGAACGaggcctcgccccccccccccccgccccgcacCCGTTTCCTATCTTCTCACAACTCCCTGCACTAGCGCCGCCACCCTCCCGCATCTCCCTCTCTCTTGATCTGCCTTCTCCATCCCTCCCCGGCGCCGGCTTCACCTTCCTCCCGTCGTCTCCTTCGTGATGGCGCGCATCTGCACCTTGGCGGCGACCTAGCAGCAGCGACGAAACAGCGGGGCGGCTACCAGCCTACCACTCAGCGGGGCGGCGAGAGAGGAGGGAGCGACCGGAGGTGCTGCAGCAAGGTCTGGATCGGCAGCTAGCAGCGGAGGGAAGGTACGGTTTCCACTACTCCTTTGTATATCTTTGTATATGTTCATGTTTGGGCAGATTTTATTTCCTGTTTGTGCCATGTTCCTCCTCAATTTGTTCATATATATGTGCTTCTGTGATGTACAGCACTTGGTTGCTTTTGGATGATTGGTATGTGAACTCATTACTCGTGTATGGCTGATTGCTTCTGTTATTTGATAGTCTTTTATATGTAAAGCGCTGATGGTTACACCTGTGTATTCAGAGGAATTTGTGAGATTTTGCTGGGCTGTTTTGGAGTGGGAGGGGAAGGAGCCCTGCGTGGTTACCTTTCTCAGCGTGGCCGGGGAAACAAAAAGCTCTTCTTGTTAATATATTGTTCCTCCTCAGTTTGTGTTTGGTTTATGTCATATATGTGTGATTCCTGTTAGTATATATGTTGTCATCTTGTTTTTCTTCAAAATATAAATGAAATGCTGCCAAATTTTTGAATTTTATGTGGTTCCATTTTCTGTTCCATCTCGCTAACCAAACACGAGAACGGAACCAACCCATTCCACTTTTTTGTTCGTACCAAACACAGAAATAGAATGGACCCGTTCCTGTGGAATGGAACCATTCCATTCCGTTCCATTTGGTtcctcaaccaaacacacccttacatTTAGAAGAAGGAACGCACTGATGCTCGTCAGACATGCCGCATATGGTCGCCGTCGTCGTCGACGTGGAGGTTGACGCCGTGGCTGCGGAGCGCGTTGAGGATGGCCCAGACCTTGGTGCGGTTCTTGAAGCCCTTCTTCTCGACCTCCTTGACGGCGTCGGCGTGGATGGGCTCGTGCGCCAggccgtccacccggaggcgcatGGCGAGCACCTCGCCGACGGCGGTGGCCGCCTTGGCGTTGCAGGCGCGGCCGCACTCCAGCCCGTCCCGGAGGGGCTTCTCGACGGTGGAGGCGGTGACCACGACGCGGCCGCTCTGCCGGTCCACCACGTTGGCCGTCACGTACTTGAGCGAGATGAAGAGCCGCAACACGTACCGCTTGGCCTGCGCCATGGGGATCCggtccgccgccttcgccgccgcggGAGCAGCCGGGGACGCGCCTAGCACGCTCGGAGGGGGTCGAACGCCTCTGCGGCGTTTCGACGAGCAGCTGGGGGGCGCCCGACGCGACCGGGCGAATGAGGCAGTCGTGGGACGGGGAAGGACGGCGAGAGACAGGGCGGGGAGGACCGCCGGTGGGCGAGGCCGGATGAGGATCGACgctgaagaaggaggaggagggaggcggggGCGGGCCGGAGCGACGTCGACCGGCGCGGTGTAGCCGTCCGCGCAGGAGAGGGCGAACGGCGCAAGTGCGGAAGTGTCTGTCGTGTCGTGGCACTGCAATTTCTGAGCGAGGCAGTACTGCGGGCCGAGTGTCCGGCTATCATTCAATTGTCAAGGTCACAAGACAATGGGTGGTTTATCACCGAGCATCGTGTGAACCACACCCATTCCATGTTACTAACAATGGGTGAGAAAATACAATAATCATCTCAACAGTGCATTAGTGTTTACACGAAGGATCTAGTGAAAAGGAAAATATCTGGTGCACCGAAGTTTGTGATGCTACCGATGCATCGAACTCACATTGTGCTTTTAAAAtgtccaaaaaattctaaaaaaaatttaaGCACACTTATGCAACATCAATGTAGGTTATCacaaaatttcaagtcaaaattcgaaacataactcaaaaaaataaaaatgataaattcgacactgaatagtacataacataacttgggtcctagatttggcccattatcacattgatatctaatttgtcatttttgtatcttaaaaaatatttcaaatttttaTATGAAATTTAATGACaccatacattgatgttgtgttaaCATGCTAGAATTTTTTCAGATTTAAAAAAATATTCTATGgcatccggtgcaccggtagcaccacaagtgcGGGTGCACCGGATACATTCCCTCTAGTGAAAGCCCCTGAGGCAGAATAATATGAATTTGGACAAGGTGTACAACATCATCGGCAGTTTCTTCGGATCAATTGAGAGGGTTCTATTCAGTCATTCGCAAAGTGGGTGCGTCGGAACCTACGCGGGCGCATAAGTTGTGATTGGCCAGACAATGACGTTAGAAAGACAATGGAAGTATTTGCGGAGCTGGAGGCTAGTGGCCCGGAGTTCACTTACCTGGTCGATCAGTTAGGCTTAATTAATTGTCTTCTAGACACACCTTCAATAGAAAAAAAAAGATAAGATAGTTGTACGAAGACTATATTTTTGATTTACAATGTAAATGATTTCAGTGACCAGGAAATTTCACTTTCCTTTGTTTCTTTTCATTTCCTAGATGAGAAGGCAAGGATGTACCTGAGCAATATGAGAAAACAAGTATTGTTCTCTCAGAAGTTAGAAGTTTCCATTTGATCTTTGGTACTAAAATTCTTTATTAAGAATGGTCATTCTATTATCAGCACCACGATTATGTGTTAGTAATAGACTCTTAATTGCCTATAATTCTTTTATTTGTTTGATTCCTTATGTTCATATTTTTGCAACAAGAAATTAGTTTCAAGATTGGTCCGGGTGAGGATTGAACAAGTGAATTTATGTGTCATCAGGCTAAGTCTGTTGATACCTTGCTTTCGTTTTTTGTTGCTTTACATAATTATTCTCGTCACTGGAGATGTATGTTAATCCTCTAGCTTTGCTCATTTTACCTTTTGATTTCTTCTTAGTTGGTAGAATAGTGTGCCCTTGTTCATAGGATAAAATGCACGTTGAGATCTCAAGTCATTGTTTTCTAGGTCAGCGACATGTCCATGCTGGTTGGGGTCTAGATTCAAAGAGGCCAACGATCCACCTAAATATAGCAAAGACAATGTTGGTAAGGTAGGTTATGAGCTATGCCTTACTTTCTGAATGTTGTTTGTGAAAAAATATTACCAACTCTCTCCGTCTCTCAATTATGATTGGTCATTGCGCTAAGCTAGATTCAGAGTTGTAAGTCGTATCATGGTCTCATATGGCAAGTCTAACTAAGAGAACAAGTCTAACAAAGAAACATACTATGGTTGGTTAGTatttgctgttggggaacgtagcaataattcaaaattttcctacgtgtcaccaagatcaatctaggagatgctagcaacgagagagagggagtgcatcttcatacccttgaagatcgctaagcggaagcgttacaagaacgcggttgatggagtcgtactcgcggcgattcaaatcgcggaagatccgatctagcgccgaacggacggggcctccgcgttcaacacacgtacagcccggggacgtctcctccttcttgatccagcaaggggagaggagaagttgagggagaactccagcagcacgacggcatggtggcaatggagctcgtggttctccggcagagcttcgctaagcactacgg
This window of the Triticum aestivum cultivar Chinese Spring chromosome 5D, IWGSC CS RefSeq v2.1, whole genome shotgun sequence genome carries:
- the LOC123125367 gene encoding 50S ribosomal protein L18-like, translated to MAQAKRYVLRLFISLKYVTANVVDRQSGRVVVTASTVEKPLRDGLECGRACNAKAATAVGEVLAMRLRVDGLAHEPIHADAVKEVEKKGFKNRTKVWAILNALRSHGVNLHVDDDGDHMRHV